A region from the Anoplopoma fimbria isolate UVic2021 breed Golden Eagle Sablefish unplaced genomic scaffold, Afim_UVic_2022 Un_contig_8518_pilon_pilon, whole genome shotgun sequence genome encodes:
- the LOC129116405 gene encoding M1-specific T cell receptor alpha chain-like, protein MYSVNDAARKLIFGKGTKLFVQSDEEYKPSYFSLSDGHTSACLATGFSRINATKKEHEEIFSKTDAVRITDDSLYNQVAVFSSANETICAESASELCEETLQPDATVNMVSLTILGLRLLFLKTIVFNVLMTLRLWISQ, encoded by the exons ATGTACAGTGTGAATGACGCTGCACGCAAACTCATCTTCGGGAAAGGAACTAAACTCTTCGTACAATCCG ACGAGGAGTACAAGCCGTCCTACTTCAGTCTGTCAGATGGACATACTTCGGCCTGTCTGGCCACCGGCTTCAGCAGAATCAATGCAACAAAGAAGGAACATGAAGAAATATTCAGTAAGACCGACGCCGTCCGGATAACAGATGACTCGCTGTACAACCAGGTGGCTGTGTTTTCATCTGCTAATGAGACCATATGTG CTGAATCTGCCTCTGAACTGTGTGAAGAAACTTTGCAACCAG aTGCTACGGTGAACATGGTGTCTCTGACCATCCTGGGTCTCCGGCTGCTCTTCCTGAAGACCATCGTCTTCAACGTGTTGATGACTCTGCGGCTGTGGATCAGTCAGT aa